From Spirosoma aerolatum, one genomic window encodes:
- a CDS encoding cation diffusion facilitator family transporter produces the protein MASSKTPLYTALAANLGIAATKFVAAGVTGSSAMISEGIHSLVDTLNELLLLLGLARSQRPPDQKRPFGYGREQYFWSYVVALLIFAVGGGVSLYEGITHLQHPELIRDPFWNYIVLGVAFALDGYSMLTALRAFNAQRGSQPFWAAVKDSKDSATFTVLFEDVSDVLGLIIAFLGVFLGHTLQNPYLDGTASILIGLLLVMVAGVLARESKSLLLGEGVDAETRYQLISITEADVAVQKVVNIATIYLGPEEITLVQGVAFQPELTTDEINETIVRVHHSIQAQFPAIKHAYIQPVALPASA, from the coding sequence ATGGCTTCATCGAAAACCCCACTCTATACCGCGCTGGCGGCTAATCTGGGTATTGCCGCAACCAAATTTGTAGCGGCTGGTGTAACGGGTAGCTCGGCCATGATTTCGGAAGGAATTCACTCGCTGGTCGATACCCTCAATGAGTTACTTTTGCTGCTGGGACTTGCCCGTAGTCAGCGACCTCCCGATCAGAAACGTCCGTTTGGCTATGGTCGGGAACAATATTTCTGGTCGTATGTAGTAGCCCTGCTTATTTTCGCTGTGGGTGGGGGCGTTTCGCTCTATGAGGGCATTACCCATTTACAACATCCAGAACTGATTCGCGATCCTTTTTGGAACTACATCGTGCTGGGTGTGGCCTTTGCGCTGGATGGGTATTCGATGCTGACGGCCCTGCGGGCATTTAATGCGCAACGTGGTTCGCAGCCGTTCTGGGCAGCCGTAAAAGACAGTAAGGATTCGGCTACATTTACGGTGCTGTTTGAAGATGTATCTGATGTACTGGGGCTGATTATCGCATTTCTAGGGGTCTTTCTGGGGCATACCCTGCAGAATCCATATCTGGATGGAACGGCCTCGATCCTGATTGGTCTGCTGCTGGTGATGGTAGCCGGTGTACTGGCCCGCGAAAGTAAGAGTTTACTATTGGGCGAAGGGGTTGATGCGGAAACCCGGTACCAACTGATATCTATTACAGAAGCGGATGTAGCGGTACAGAAAGTCGTTAACATCGCCACGATTTACCTGGGTCCTGAAGAAATTACGCTGGTGCAGGGCGTAGCTTTTCAACCCGAATTGACAACAGACGAAATCAATGAAACCATTGTTCGTGTACACCACTCCATACAGGCGCAATTCCCGGCTATCAAACATGCGTATATACAGCCCGTTGCCTTGCCTGCTTCGGCTTAA
- a CDS encoding aspartyl protease family protein, which yields MHPGRLLRFVILLISVFSLTPFIGLAQSAGHLLPIIIQDNLIYVQVRVNGRGPYNFILNSGISGLGHIDQQLAKELNLNIVGFQENREGTQIKREFLVAVDKLSIGQVTHTNLKLTVRNDNEHAHQLPINGVIGRDFFSRFLITVDGPNQRLRISQDTLASKNKGVVRYTNPFLVLGKLGPREVLFNLDVGSALPLLVPKALLTGIHYTDTAHQQIVTQANTTFTLQEAVIHDELTVGGILLKDQTIYYSDKAHQINVGVDFLKNHTVSFDQRKKLIRLE from the coding sequence ATGCATCCTGGACGTTTACTCCGGTTCGTTATCCTGCTTATTAGTGTTTTTTCACTAACCCCATTTATTGGTTTAGCCCAATCTGCGGGGCATCTCCTTCCCATTATCATTCAGGATAATCTGATTTATGTTCAGGTGCGGGTCAATGGGCGAGGCCCCTATAATTTCATACTCAATTCGGGCATAAGCGGGTTAGGGCATATTGATCAGCAACTAGCTAAAGAACTGAATCTGAACATCGTTGGCTTTCAGGAAAACCGGGAAGGGACACAGATTAAACGCGAATTTCTGGTAGCGGTCGATAAGCTCAGCATAGGTCAGGTTACCCATACTAACCTAAAACTGACCGTTCGCAATGACAATGAACACGCGCATCAACTCCCGATCAACGGCGTAATTGGGCGAGACTTCTTCAGTCGTTTCCTCATTACAGTCGATGGGCCAAACCAGCGGTTGCGTATTTCCCAGGATACACTGGCCAGTAAAAACAAAGGAGTCGTTCGCTATACAAATCCGTTTCTTGTTCTGGGAAAACTGGGGCCTCGAGAGGTATTGTTTAATCTGGATGTAGGCTCTGCCTTACCCCTGTTAGTTCCAAAGGCTTTATTGACAGGTATCCACTATACCGACACGGCCCACCAGCAAATAGTTACCCAGGCTAACACGACGTTTACACTACAGGAAGCCGTTATTCATGATGAACTAACTGTGGGAGGAATTTTGCTGAAGGATCAGACGATTTACTACTCCGATAAAGCACATCAGATCAATGTGGGTGTCGATTTTTTAAAAAACCATACCGTTTCATTCGACCAGCGTAAAAAACTGATTCGCCTTGAATAG
- a CDS encoding nuclear transport factor 2 family protein, whose amino-acid sequence MADFDHRLVLIAAYAAFNARAIDAALATMHPDVNWPNGWKGGRVIGHDAIRAYWTQQWEELNPHVEPQRCTTDDDGRVTVDVHQVVSDYAGHTLADEQIQHIYEFENGLIKRMDIQRI is encoded by the coding sequence ATGGCTGATTTTGACCATCGTTTAGTTCTGATAGCTGCCTATGCAGCGTTTAATGCACGGGCAATTGATGCTGCCCTGGCTACCATGCACCCCGACGTTAATTGGCCCAACGGCTGGAAAGGGGGGCGAGTGATTGGCCATGACGCCATACGAGCCTACTGGACACAGCAATGGGAGGAGCTCAATCCGCATGTGGAACCCCAGCGCTGTACAACCGATGACGATGGGCGAGTGACTGTCGATGTACATCAGGTAGTTAGCGATTATGCAGGACATACGCTGGCCGATGAACAGATACAGCATATATATGAATTTGAAAACGGCCTGATTAAACGGATGGATATTCAACGTATCTAG
- a CDS encoding TonB-dependent receptor domain-containing protein yields MKSFLLTLLALASSTGILLAQQTKISGSLLDSTASKPVEFATVALLKEGKIVDGATADANGKFVFTKASAGKYGLQISFVGYTPKTVEGINVVAEQDLDVGVIKLSQAVQKLAEVTVTEQKSLFEEKSDRMVYNAEKDISVKGGDATDVLKKIPSIAVDIEGNVQLRGSSNIKVLINNKPSSIVARSISDALKQIPADIIKQVEVITSPSAKYDAEGTAGIINIITKKNSLQGTNGSISPNFSQWNNWQNASINHRMKNLSLSANGGYSDWKNKRYIQLLRSFSAEGVTTNQRQPQWVIGNGQNVYANVNADWDIDSLNRMGAGINYYNGDNTNGFNIDFEESRQGVISQYFHRDMSRTYDWAGATLNLDYTRLFKKPKKELNFLMMYSFEGEDSDYWSNLLNRESTVYYREKSYNINNNKEGTIQLDFTNPLDSISKLELGTKTIFRQILSDYRIANAVDGSTNFSDQPSLANVFDYAQQVVAGYVVYSRTPKKNWGINLGARYEHTFIQANFLNGTAPFSSTYGNFIPSVSLSRSLKKEQQIRFNYSQRIQRPQFYYLNPYVNQSDSKNLYGGNPYLKPELTHSVEANYSISIKQTSLNLSAFLRQTNNAIESINTVDDQGVLKQIFQNVAQNSAYGFNLSANTKLTKQWSVNGSLNVFYNVLESAELKTRNEDWMYRINLNSSVDFGKGIKAQFFGFYNSARVNLQGTYGGFGFYNIVVQKEVLKKKGTIGFGYDNPFNETISWRNDFIGPNFVQTQDVSMYRRGWRLNLKYEFGKMSSNQRQKKRISNDDKKGGDGNN; encoded by the coding sequence ATGAAATCGTTTTTACTTACGCTGCTCGCGCTTGCGTCGAGTACAGGAATCTTGTTGGCTCAACAAACGAAAATTTCGGGCTCGCTACTCGACTCAACCGCGAGCAAACCTGTTGAATTTGCTACGGTTGCTCTTCTGAAAGAGGGTAAAATTGTCGATGGCGCTACGGCCGATGCCAACGGTAAGTTCGTGTTTACAAAGGCTTCGGCTGGCAAGTATGGTCTTCAGATTTCATTTGTTGGCTATACGCCCAAAACAGTTGAGGGGATTAACGTTGTGGCTGAGCAGGATCTGGACGTAGGTGTGATCAAACTGAGTCAGGCCGTACAGAAATTGGCCGAAGTAACGGTGACGGAGCAAAAATCGCTGTTTGAGGAAAAATCGGACCGGATGGTTTATAACGCCGAAAAAGACATCAGCGTGAAAGGGGGCGACGCGACTGATGTGCTCAAGAAAATTCCGTCGATAGCCGTCGATATTGAGGGGAACGTACAACTACGGGGAAGCTCCAATATCAAAGTTCTGATCAACAACAAACCATCGAGTATAGTCGCCCGGAGTATATCCGATGCGTTGAAGCAGATACCAGCCGATATTATCAAGCAGGTCGAGGTAATTACGTCGCCATCAGCCAAATACGATGCCGAAGGGACAGCCGGTATCATTAACATTATCACAAAGAAAAACAGCTTACAGGGGACTAATGGCTCCATTAGCCCGAATTTTAGTCAGTGGAACAACTGGCAGAATGCCAGCATTAACCACCGCATGAAGAACCTCAGCCTGTCGGCCAATGGGGGATACAGCGACTGGAAAAATAAGCGATACATTCAATTACTACGGTCATTCTCCGCCGAAGGCGTGACTACTAATCAACGTCAGCCGCAATGGGTCATCGGCAATGGGCAAAACGTCTATGCCAATGTCAATGCCGATTGGGACATTGATTCGCTGAACCGAATGGGGGCAGGCATAAACTACTACAATGGTGATAACACCAATGGCTTCAATATTGATTTTGAAGAAAGCCGCCAGGGCGTTATCAGCCAGTATTTTCATCGGGATATGAGCCGGACCTACGACTGGGCGGGCGCCACACTGAACCTTGATTATACCCGGTTGTTCAAAAAGCCCAAAAAGGAACTCAATTTCCTGATGATGTACTCCTTTGAAGGCGAAGACAGTGACTATTGGTCGAATCTGTTAAACCGGGAGAGTACCGTTTATTACCGCGAGAAAAGCTACAACATCAATAATAATAAAGAAGGGACGATTCAGCTCGATTTTACGAATCCGCTCGATAGCATCAGTAAACTCGAACTCGGCACCAAAACCATCTTTCGACAGATCCTCAGCGATTATCGTATCGCCAATGCCGTTGACGGTTCGACCAACTTTTCGGATCAGCCATCTCTGGCCAACGTATTTGATTACGCCCAGCAGGTAGTAGCAGGTTATGTCGTGTATAGCCGAACACCTAAAAAGAACTGGGGAATCAACCTGGGAGCCCGCTACGAGCATACTTTTATTCAGGCCAATTTCCTGAATGGTACTGCCCCTTTTTCCAGCACGTACGGAAATTTTATCCCCAGCGTCAGCCTGTCGCGGTCGCTTAAAAAGGAGCAGCAGATACGGTTCAATTATTCGCAACGGATACAGCGACCACAATTTTATTACCTGAATCCCTACGTCAATCAGTCAGACTCGAAAAACCTGTATGGAGGCAATCCGTATCTGAAACCGGAGTTAACCCATTCGGTAGAAGCCAACTACAGTATTTCTATAAAGCAAACGAGCCTTAATCTATCGGCGTTTCTGCGGCAGACCAACAACGCCATCGAAAGCATTAACACAGTTGACGATCAGGGCGTTTTGAAGCAGATTTTTCAGAATGTGGCCCAGAACTCAGCCTATGGCTTTAACCTGAGTGCCAACACAAAACTAACGAAGCAGTGGTCGGTGAACGGATCGCTCAACGTGTTCTATAATGTGCTGGAAAGCGCTGAACTGAAAACCCGCAACGAAGACTGGATGTATCGGATCAATCTGAATTCCTCCGTTGATTTCGGGAAAGGAATCAAAGCCCAATTCTTCGGCTTTTATAATTCGGCGCGGGTAAACCTGCAAGGCACATACGGCGGCTTTGGTTTTTACAACATCGTGGTGCAGAAGGAAGTCCTCAAAAAGAAAGGCACTATTGGCTTTGGCTACGACAATCCATTCAATGAAACTATTAGCTGGCGGAATGACTTCATAGGACCTAATTTTGTCCAAACTCAGGATGTATCCATGTATCGTCGGGGCTGGCGGCTGAACCTGAAATATGAATTCGGGAAAATGTCCAGCAACCAGCGCCAGAAAAAACGGATCAGCAACGACGATAAGAAAGGGGGCGATGGCAATAACTAA